In a single window of the Manis pentadactyla isolate mManPen7 chromosome 14, mManPen7.hap1, whole genome shotgun sequence genome:
- the IRAK4 gene encoding interleukin-1 receptor-associated kinase 4, producing MSKPITPSTYVRCLSLGLIRKLSDFLDPQEGWRKLAVAIKKPSGDDRYNQFHIRRFEALLQTGKSPTCELLFDWGTTNCTVGDLVDLLVQNEFFAPASLLLPVAVPKTVTLPSEEAVTIQQKQMPPYGGDQTPVASVQNPEQNSVPCDSSSPENCSELSDTRFHSFSFYELKNITNNFDERPVSVGGNKMGEGGFGVVYRGLVDHRAVAVKKLTAMVDISTDELKQQFDQEIKVMAKCQHENLVELLGFSSDGDDLCLVYVFMPNGSLLDRLSCLDDTPPLSWHMRCKIAQDAANGISFLHENHHIHRDIKSANILLDEAFTAKVSDFGLARASDKFAQTVMTSTVVGTTAYMAPEALRGEITPRSDIYSFGVVLLEIITGLPAVDEHRDPQLLLDIKDEIEDEEKTIEDYIDKKMNDIDSASIETMYSVASQCLHEKKNKRPDIKKVHQLLQEMTDL from the exons ATGAGCAAACCAATAACACCGTCGACGTATGTGCGCTGTCTCAGTCTTGGGCTAATTAGGAAGCTGTCGGATTTCTTGGACCCTCAAGAAGGGTGGAGAAAGCTGGCGGTAGCCATTAAAAAGCCATCTGGGGATGACAGATACAATCAGTTTCACATAAG GAGATTTGAAGCATTACTCCAAACTGGAAAAAGCCCCACTTGTGAATTACTGTTTGACTGGGGCACCACGAATTGCACAGTTGGTGATCTCGTGGATCTTTTGGTCCAAAATGAGTTTTTTGCCCCTGCAAGTCTTTTGCTACCAG TTGCTGTTCCCAAAACTGTTACATTACCTTCCGAAGAAGCTGTAACAATTCAGCAGAAGCAGATGCCTCCCTACGGCGGAGACCAGACACCGGTGGCTTCTGTGCAGAATCCTGAACAAAACTCTGTGCCCTGCGACTCCTCAAGTCCAGAAAATTGTTCAGAACTTAGTGATACAC GTTTtcacagtttttcattttatgaattGAAGAATATCACGAATAACTTCGATGAACGACCCGTTTCTGTCGGTGGAAACAAAATGGGAGAAGGAGGGTTTGGAGTTGTGTACAGAGGCCTTGTGGACCACAGGGCCGTAGCAGTGAAGAAGCTCACGGCA atggTTGACATTAGTACTGATGAACTGAAACAACAGTTTGatcaagaaataaaagtcatggCAAA GTGTCAACACGAAAACTTAGTAGAGCTCCTTGGTTTCTCAAGTGACGGAGACGACCTCTGCTTAGTGTATGTTTTCATGCCTAATGGCTCATTGCTAGACAGACTGTCTTGCTTG GATGATACTCCACCACTTTCTTGGCACATGAGATGCAAGATTGCTCAAGATGCAGCGAATGGCATCAGTTTTTTACATGAAAACCACCACATTCATAGAGATATTAAAAG TGCAAACATCTTATTAGATGAAGCCTTTACAGCTAAAGTGTCTGACTTCGGGCTTGCACGGGCTTCTGACAAGTTTGCCCAGACGGTCATGACCAGCACAGTCGTGGGAACAACAGCTTACATGGCGCCTGAAGCTCTGCGAGGAGAAATAACCCCCAGATCTGACATCTACAGCTTCGGTGTG GTTTTACTGGAAATAATCACTGGACTCCCAGCTGTGGATGAACACCGTGACCCTCAGTTACTG CTAGATATTAAAGATGAAATTGAAGATGAAGAAAAGACAATTGAAGATTATATTGATAAGAAAATGAATGACATTGATTCTGCTTCCATTGAAACTATGTATTCTGTTGCCAGTCAATGTCTGCacgaaaagaaaaataagagaccAGACATTAAGAAG GTTCATCAGCTGCTGCAAGAAATGACAGATTTGTAA